Below is a genomic region from Delftia tsuruhatensis.
CAGGGCGCGCGCCAGCATCGGGGATTCGAGCACCGGAATCTTGTGCGCACCGGCGATCTCGCGGATCTTCAGTGCCACCAGGTCCGTGCCCTTGGAGATGACCTGGGGCGCGGCCATGGTCTTTTCGTCGTAGCGCAGGGCCACCGCATAGTGCGTGGGATTGGTGACCACGAAGTCGGCGCGCGGAACGGCGTTGACGCTGGCGCGGTCGGCGATCTCGCGCTGCTTCTGGCGGATCTTGCCCTTGATCTGGGGGTTGCCGTCGGACTCCTTGTGTTCCTGCTTGACTTCCTCGTGGCTCATCTTCAGGCGCGACTTGAACAGGAAGGCCTGCAGCGGCACGTCGATCACGGCCATCAGGAACACTACCAGCAGCAGCAGGGCCACGCCGCTGGCCAGCCACTGCCCGGTCATGGACAGTGCCATGGCAGAGGGCTGGGCCGACACCGAGGCGATCTCGCCGATGCGGCTGGACAGGAATTTCCAGGCCACGAAGCCGAGGATGGCCGTCATCAGCACCATCTTCGCCACGGTGACCATCTGCTGCTTGGAAAACAGATTCGTCAGGCCCGTCAGTGGATTGAGGCGGCTGAACTGTGGCTGGATGGGCTTGAGGCTGAAGATCCAGCCACCGGCCATCACGCCGGACACCAGGGCCGCCGCCGTGGTCACGGCCGCGACGATCAGCGCAATGGTCAGGCCCATGCCACCCATGGACTGCAGTCGCTCGAGCATCAGCGCCGGCGTCTTGGCCATGTGCGCATCGAAGGCCAGGTGGCGGGCCAGTGCCATGCGCAGGTGCCGGATCAGTGGCTCGGCTCCCATCAGCATCAGCAGTGCTCCCGTGCCCAGGATGGCCAGGTGCGACAGGTCGCGCGAGCGCGCACCCTGGCCGTCCGCACGCGTTTTCTGCAGTTTGCGTTCGGTGGCTGGCAGGCTTTTGTCTTGGCTGGATTCCATGGCGCAATGACGGAAGGATTGGCGTCATTGTCGGAACAAGCCGGAAAGCAGAAGCCCCGATAAGCGGGGCTCAAGCGGCGCTTATGCGCTGTCTGGGGTCTTGGATGCCAACGCGTGGCGACGACACATTGAATGAAACTGGCGCGCCCTAAAGCGAGGGTGCCGTCCCCCTCCCTCGCGGAGCAAGTAGAGAGGCGCCGTGCCACGGGGGAAGGCGCGTCAGCGCCTCAGGGGGGCCTCTAGAACCCCAGGCTGGCCAGCAGGTCGTCCACCTGGGACTGGGAGGTCACCACATCGGGCGTCTTTTCCGGATCGACCACGGGGCCGGCCAGATGCTCCTTGGGTTTTTCGGCCGGTTCCAGGGCGGCCTGCTGGGGGTTGGGGGAGGTCTGGATCAGCAACTGGACCAGCTGGTCCTCCAGGTCGGCCGCCAGCGAGACCACGCGGGCGATGACCTGGCCCGTGAGGTCATGGAAGTCCTGGGACATCATGATCTCGGTGAGGTGCTCGTCGGCCTGCTGCGTGCCCTGCTCGACTTCCTCGAGGAAATTCATCACCCGGCCCTTGGCCACGGCCGCCACGGGGTCCTCGACCAGCTGCGCGCGCATGGCGCGCACGCGCTCGGCCAGCCGGTCCTGCTGGCCCTTGGCCAGCTCGACGCGGTTCAGGACCTTCTCCGCGGCCTCTCCGGTCAGCCGCGCGATGTAGGAAAGGCGGCTTTGCGCATCCGGCAGCTCTCCCATGCTGCCGCGCAGGCGGTCCGCATAGCCCAGCTCATTGAGCGAGTCATGCAGCTGGCGCGTGAGAACGCCGACCTTGTAGTGGACGCTGTCGGGGACATCCGGGTTGCTCATGGCGCGTGCCCTACAGGCCCAGCTTTTTGAGGATGAGGTTGACCTTCTCTTCCAGCGTGGCCTTGGTGAAGGGTTTGACGATGTAGCCAGCCGCGCCGCCCTGGGCCGCTGCCACGATGTCCTCCTTGCGGGCCTCTGCCGTCACCATCAGCACCGGCAGATGCTTGAGCTTGTCGTCCTGCTTGATTTCGGTGAGCAGCTGGAAACCGTTCATGTTGGGCATGTTGATGTCCGTCACCACGAAATCGAATTTGCTGCTGCGCAGCTTGTGCAGTGCCACGACGCCGTCTTCGGCTTCATCTGCATCGGGAAAGCCGCTTTCCTTGAGCAGGTTGCGCACGATGCGCCGCATGGTGGAGAAGTCGTCAACGATCAAAAAACGCAGGGCATTAGCCACGTGAGGCCCTTTCGGTCGGTAGGTGCTCGGTACTGGTAGGAATTCGCTGCGATAGTAACAATTTGAAACCTTCGCGGCGCAATGTGGGAATTTTCCTGCTTTTCGGCAGCATCGGGCGCAAACCTTAATTTGTTACACGCGCGGGCGATGCCGCAGGGGTGGCGGGGGCCTGTGTGGCGGGCTCTGCCATGGCGTCGCCAGTAGCTGCCTGCGCCGGTGTGCTGCCGCTGTCGCCCGCCAGGGATGGGGGCAGGGCGTTGCGTGTCACGGGTCCACGATGGCCCAGCAGGCGCTTTTCCGCCTCCTGCGTGAGCACGGTGATGGTGATGCGGCGGTTCTGTGGCGCGCGCGGGTCGTCGGGCAGCAGCAGATCGCTGCTGGCCAGGCCGGTGATGCGCGCCAGCTGGTTCAGCGGCATGCCCGCCGCCACCAGTTCGCGGCGCGAAGCATTGGCGCGGTCGGCCGACAGCTCCCAGTTGCTGTAGCCGCGGTCGGCATTGCCGTAGGGCGCAGCGTCCGTGTGGCCCGACAGGCTGATGCGGTTTTCCGCACCGGCCAGCGCCGCGCCCACCTCGCGCAGGATGTCGCGCATGTAAGGCTTGACCACGGCGCTGCCGCTGTCGAACATGGGCCGGTTTTGTTCGTCCACGATCTGGATCTGCAGGCCGTCAGGCGTCACGTCGGTGCGGATCTGCGAGCGAAATTCATTCAGGCGCGCATTGCTGGTGATCATGGCGTCCACCTTGGCCTTGAGTGCCTTGATGCGGTTGGAGTCCACCTGGGCCTGGTCCGAGCGGCCCGCGTCGATGCTGGTGCGCCGGTTGGAGTTGTCGGCAGACTCCGAGCGCCGCACCTGGCCGTGCACCTTGGCCAGGTCGTTGCCGCCGCCCGGGATCACGCTGGAGCTGTTGCCCGCGCCATCGCCACCGGCCATGGATACCTTGAGCGGCGAGGAAAAGTAGGCCGCGATGCCCTGCAGTTCTCCCTTGGCCGTGGAGCCCAGCAGCCACATGAGCAGGAAGAAGGCCATCATCGCTGTCACGAAGTCGGCATAGGCGATCTTCCAGGCGCCTCCATGCGGCGCGTGCGCGCTCTTCTTCACGCGCTTGATGATGATCGGCTGTAGCTTTTTCTCTGCCATGGCGTGACGCTGATGTGGGCGGTATTACTTCTTGCCCTTGACGTGGGCCTCGAGTTCCAGGAACCCGGGGCGCTCCGTCGAGAACAGCACCTTGCGGCCGAACTCTATGGCCGTGGCGGGGTTGTAGCCCTGCATGCTGGCCAGCAAGGTGGTCTTGATGCACTCCAGTTCCTTGGCCGCGTCCTGGGCGCGCTGCTCCACCAGTCCCGCCATGGGCTCGACCAGCGCATAGGCCAGCAAGATGCCCAGGAAGGTGCCGACCAGGGCCGAGGCGATCATGCCGCCCAGCACGGAAGGCGGCTGGCCCACCGATCCCATGGTGTTCACCACGCCCAGCACGGCGGCGATGATCCCGAAGGCGGGCAGCGCGCCGGCCAGGCGGGTCAGGGCATTGACGGGGCCGTGCGCCTCGGCGTGATGGGCCTCGATCTCGCTGTCCATCAGGGATTCGATCTCGTGCGAATTCAGGTTGCCCGAGACCATCATGCGCAGGTAGTCGGTCAGGAATTCCACCACATGGTGGTCGGCCAGCAGCTCGGGGTACTTGCTGAAGATGGGCGATTCGTTGGGCGCTTCCACGTCGCTTTCGATGGACATCAGGCCTTCCTTGCGGGCCTTCTGCAGGATCTCGTACAGCAGGGCCATCAGCTCCATGAAGCGGGCCTTGGTGTAGCGCGAGCTCTTCATCACGCCCGGGATGGCCTTGGCCGTGGCCTTGAGCACCTTGGGCTGGTTGCACACGATGAAGGCGCCGATGGCGCCGCCGCCGATGGTCACCATCTCGAAGGGCAGGGCCTTGAGAATGACCTGGACGTTGCCCCCGTGCAGCACATAGGTGCCGAAGATGCAACCGAAGGCGACGATGTATCCGATGATGACAAGCATGGGAGTGGATTGTGAGGCAGCGACTCGCCAGGGTTGATGGAAAAAGCTGGGTGATTGGGGTTCAGATCGACTGTTCTACCGTGCAATGTTGCCGTGGCGGTGACAGGCAAGATGGCGCATGCGCGGTGATCGGCGATGATTGTTCGCAGGCTGCCTGTCTTTCATCTTCGGCCTGTTTTTCCTTTACTTGATCATTTATGCCGTCCTCCAGCACGCTCCCCGACATCGCCCTGGTCATCATCGCCAAAGATGAGCAGCGGTGCATTGCACGATGCATTGACAGTGCCAGAAGCTTCGTGAGCAGGGTCGTGGTGCTGGACACAGGATCCACTGACCGGACAGCGGAGATCGC
It encodes:
- a CDS encoding EscU/YscU/HrcU family type III secretion system export apparatus switch protein; the protein is MESSQDKSLPATERKLQKTRADGQGARSRDLSHLAILGTGALLMLMGAEPLIRHLRMALARHLAFDAHMAKTPALMLERLQSMGGMGLTIALIVAAVTTAAALVSGVMAGGWIFSLKPIQPQFSRLNPLTGLTNLFSKQQMVTVAKMVLMTAILGFVAWKFLSSRIGEIASVSAQPSAMALSMTGQWLASGVALLLLVVFLMAVIDVPLQAFLFKSRLKMSHEEVKQEHKESDGNPQIKGKIRQKQREIADRASVNAVPRADFVVTNPTHYAVALRYDEKTMAAPQVISKGTDLVALKIREIAGAHKIPVLESPMLARALYAHADLDQAIPAALYTAVAQVLAYVYRLKAALRGEGPMPAELGEPAVPAELDPHQGRRATGAASAEGTAP
- a CDS encoding protein phosphatase CheZ, with amino-acid sequence MSNPDVPDSVHYKVGVLTRQLHDSLNELGYADRLRGSMGELPDAQSRLSYIARLTGEAAEKVLNRVELAKGQQDRLAERVRAMRAQLVEDPVAAVAKGRVMNFLEEVEQGTQQADEHLTEIMMSQDFHDLTGQVIARVVSLAADLEDQLVQLLIQTSPNPQQAALEPAEKPKEHLAGPVVDPEKTPDVVTSQSQVDDLLASLGF
- the cheY gene encoding chemotaxis response regulator CheY is translated as MANALRFLIVDDFSTMRRIVRNLLKESGFPDADEAEDGVVALHKLRSSKFDFVVTDINMPNMNGFQLLTEIKQDDKLKHLPVLMVTAEARKEDIVAAAQGGAAGYIVKPFTKATLEEKVNLILKKLGL
- the motB gene encoding flagellar motor protein MotB produces the protein MAEKKLQPIIIKRVKKSAHAPHGGAWKIAYADFVTAMMAFFLLMWLLGSTAKGELQGIAAYFSSPLKVSMAGGDGAGNSSSVIPGGGNDLAKVHGQVRRSESADNSNRRTSIDAGRSDQAQVDSNRIKALKAKVDAMITSNARLNEFRSQIRTDVTPDGLQIQIVDEQNRPMFDSGSAVVKPYMRDILREVGAALAGAENRISLSGHTDAAPYGNADRGYSNWELSADRANASRRELVAAGMPLNQLARITGLASSDLLLPDDPRAPQNRRITITVLTQEAEKRLLGHRGPVTRNALPPSLAGDSGSTPAQAATGDAMAEPATQAPATPAASPARVTN
- the motA gene encoding flagellar motor stator protein MotA, which gives rise to MLVIIGYIVAFGCIFGTYVLHGGNVQVILKALPFEMVTIGGGAIGAFIVCNQPKVLKATAKAIPGVMKSSRYTKARFMELMALLYEILQKARKEGLMSIESDVEAPNESPIFSKYPELLADHHVVEFLTDYLRMMVSGNLNSHEIESLMDSEIEAHHAEAHGPVNALTRLAGALPAFGIIAAVLGVVNTMGSVGQPPSVLGGMIASALVGTFLGILLAYALVEPMAGLVEQRAQDAAKELECIKTTLLASMQGYNPATAIEFGRKVLFSTERPGFLELEAHVKGKK